DNA from Synechococcus sp. CBW1108:
GAGCTGGAAGGGGCCCTGACCCGGGCGGTGGCCTTCGCCTCCATCACCGGCCTGCCGATGACGGTGGAATCGGTGGCACCGATGCTCGATCCAGCCGGTGGCGATGTGGAGGTCAAACCGATCCAGGTAATCGAAAAGGTGGCGGAGGTGTTTGGCGTCGGCATCGAAGAAATGCTCAGCGCCAGTCGCAAACGGGCCGTCAGCAGGGCCCGTCAGGTGGGCATGTACCTGATGCGCCAGAGCACAAACCTGAGCCTGCCGCGCATCGGCGAGGCCTTCGGCGGCAAGGACCACTCCACGGTGATGTACGCCGTCGAGCAGATCGACCTCAAGCTCAACAGCGATCCCGCCCTTTCACGCCAGGTGCAGCAGGTGCGAGACCTGCTGCAGATCGATTCCCGCAAGCGCCGCTAGTTCCAGCCAGGCTCAACGGCAGCCCTGGACTGAGATCCGATAGCTGAAGCCCAGGGCGGCGGGGTCGTTGCTGGCTCCCACCTTGAAGTTCATCTGGGAGGTCTGCTTGCCGGGAACCGCTGGGAAGGGGCCAAACATCTTGCCAGTGCCCAGCGGCGGGTTCATCAGGGTATTGAACAGCTGCAGATTCGATCCATCACTGAATTTCATATACCCCTCAATCGGGTACTGGGCCTTGGCATCGGAGGAATTGGCGGTAAAAAAGAACTTATAACTGGTGTAGGGCTTGGTCACAAAGAAGTCGGTATTCCAGTTGGTCTTACCGATCAACTTGCCTCGCCCCACCGACTTTGAAACGATCGGCGAGACGCCGTCTCCACCCACCGGCGACAGGAAGGTGCAGGTGGGCGCGGCGGTAGCTGGCTGCTGGGCCAGGCCCAGCCCCAAAGCAAGGGCCAGGGGAAGCAGCTGGCGGGAGGGGATCGAAAAGCGCATGGGGGACAGGGGAGGGGGGTTCTAACTTACGAAAGCGGCCTGGCCGGGTCGCCTCCCTCCAGTTCGCCGGCAAACACCCGGCTGATCGTGATGTCCACCGCTTCGAGTGTCATCAGATCCAGCTTGGTGAGTGGGCTGCCCATGCGGCTGAATAGCCGGTTGGCCTGGCGCATGCGGGCCCGGTCGATCGCATTGCGAATCGAGCGGGCGTTGGCAAAAAAGGGCAGCTGCATGCGGCGCTGGATATATTCGGCAAAGGCCAGGCTGGCTTCTTCGCTGAAGCGGTAGTTTTCAGCAGCGAGAATCAATTGGGCGATCGCCAGCAGCTCCGCAGCAGAGTAGTCGGGAAAATCAATGTGGTTTGCCACCCTGGAGGAGAGGCCTGGGTTGCTTTGATAGAAAATATCCATCCGCTCCTTATAGCCAGCAAAGATAACCACCAGATCATCCCGGTTGCCCTCCATCACCTGGAGCAGGATTTCAATCGCCTCGGCGCCATAGTCGCGCTCATTTTCCGGGCGGTATAGATAGTAAGCCTCATCAATGAACAACACGCCGCCCATCGCTTTTTTGAGCATCTCCCGCGTTTTAGGGGCCGTGTGGCCGATGTACTGACCCACCAGGTCGTCGCGGGTAGCGGTAACCACATGGCCCTTGCGCACGTAGCCCAGGCCATGCAGAATATTGCTCATACGCTCGGCCACCGTGGTCTTGCCGGTGCCCGGCCGCCCCGTGAACGACATGTGCAGGCTCGGCGGGGTGGTCTCCAGGCCCACCTGCTGACGCGCCCTATCCACCACCAACAGGGCAGCGATCTCCCGGATCCGGGCCTTCACTGGCCGCAGGCCGATCAGCTCCCGGTCCAGCTGGTCCAGCATCGCCTGGATACCCGCCCCGTCATAGGCCGATTGCAGGTCGATCAGGGTGTCGTCAGAGGGGTAACCCATGCCAATAAAGGGAGAACATGGTTGCAGAAAATCAGCAGATCAGCCCGTCAATCGCTGCACTAAAGGCCCACTCAGGCTCCCCAATGGGGGTGTTGTCAGCCTCAGCCCGCAGGGTGAGGTTGACGTAGGTGCGGCCGAAGCTGATATCGGGGAAACGTTGCTGCTGCTCGCACAGGGCATTGAGCCGCTCGAGAAAGTCGCGGGTTGTGGCGTAATCGTCAAATTCCAGTCGCCTCTCCAGCCGCTCAGGCTGGTCGGGTTTGGGGCGGGGAGTCCAGGCTTGGTCCATAAATCAATCCAGGCAATCGGTGCGGGCCACCGCCAGGCGGCTGGCCCAGGCTGCGGCATAGGCGCGGTTGGCTGCCTGCTCAGCTGGATCCTGGGTGCTAAGCGGGCTGGGGAAGGTGCCGCGGATGGCGGCATTGGTGACGCAGAACATCGACTTCTGGAAGCTCATGCAGATCTTGACGCGCACGTCCCCCTCGCCCCGGCCGCGCTGGCGATACAACTGGTGCAACCGCTCCGGCAAATGGCGGAACATGTCCTGCATGAGCAGGCTGGGAGGCACGCCGGCCCCCATGCTCGGCAGGGGATCGGCGTAGAGAGCGCCGTAGGCAAACTGGCCTTGGTCCGGCGAGATCTGCTGGGCCTGGGCGTTGAAACTCACCGTGCCCAGAAAAGGCAATCCCCTCAGGAATACGGCCTCTACATAGGGCACGGCCACATCCGCAAGGAAGGTGAGGCCGGCCTCCGGCGGCAACACCCACATCCGTTCACCCTCGATCTCCACCGCATAGGTGATCGGCTTGCCGGCGGCGGCCACCAGACCGTCCTTGATAAATTCCACCACCGCTTCGATCGAGCTGATCCGCCCAGCCGCCTCGGCTGCGGCCAGATCCAGGAAAAGATCGCTCATCACCCGCCAGAACTGACCCAGGGCAGAGGTGGTGGCCGCTGTACGGATCAGCTCGATCAGGAAGCCCCGAAACACAGGGTGGAGCAGAGCCAGCAGGGGATCGCGGCGGGTCTTGCGGCCAATGATGGCGCGGCAATTGGCGGCAAAAGGATCCGAATCCAGATAGGCATCGAGGCCGCCAGTGCCATGCCAGAGCATGGCTTTCATGCAGTATTCGGCATACTCGAAATTGATCCGGTCGTGATTGAGATGGCGCCAGATCTTGGCCACACTCTTATCACCATCGAGATATTTAAAGAGTGGGAAGGGCAGCAGAAATTGCTGCTCGGCCTGGAAGATCAGGTTTTTGCTGTAGGCATCGAGCACCTGCCCGTAACTATCCAGCACATCCACCACCTCGATCAGGTGCTCGGCCGTGTTGCTCAGCAGGGTTTGGCCGGCCAGCAGGGAGGCCTCCAGCTCGGCGGCGCTGGGCATGCCGCCGCTGCGCACCAGTTCAGCAGAAATGATCGGCATCAGCCCAGGCCTCCGGAATACACGGCGGCCGCCAGGGCTGGCAGCTGGACCATGGCCGTGCTGGCGGCCTCGCTCAGGCGGCCCAGGCCGTAGGGCAGCAGGCCGATCGCAAACACCGCCACAGCCAGGGCCATCGCCGGGATGGTTTCCCGCGGGGCCACCGCAGCCAGATTCACATCAAGCCGGCCATGGGCCACTGGATCGGTGGGTGGAGTAACCGCCAGCCGGCCGAAGAAGGCCCGGTTTACCAGCAGCAAAAAGTAAACAGCCGTCAGCCCCGAACCCACCATCGAAAGAAGGGTGGCAAGGGGGAACGCGCCGATACTGCCGCGGAAAACCATGAACTCAGATATAAAGCCAGCCATGCCAGGCATGCCGGCGCTGGCCATCACCCCCACGATCATCAACGTGCCGGTAAATGGCAGGCCCCGTTCGGGGTTGAGCAAGCCGTGCAACACGGTGAGGTCGCGGGTGCCGGTTTTGCGGTACACGATTCCCACTAGCAGAAACAGCAGGGCTGAGATCAGGCCGTGGGCCACCATCTGGAAAACTGCCCCCAGGATCGCCACCGGTGTGGCCGCTGCTGCAGCCAGCAGGATGTAGCCCATGTGGCCGACGGAGCTGTAGGCCACCATGCGTTTCATGTCCTTCTGGGCGATCGCCGCCAGCGAACCAAACAGCACCGAAACCGCCGCCCAGATCGCCAGGCCAGGGGCCAAAAGGCCCCAGGCCTCGGGGAAGAGGCCCATGCAGAAACGCAGTAACCCATAAGTGCCCAGCTTCAGCAGCACCCCGGCCAGCAGCACCGAAACCGGCGTGGAGGCCTGGGTGTGGGCATCGGGGAGCCAGTTGTGGAAGGGGAACAGGGGCACCTTGATGCCGAAGCCGATCAGCAGGGCGCCAAGTAGCAGCAGCTGGCTGCCCATGGCCAGCCGTTCGCCGGTGATCGGCGTGAGGCTGAAGTCCGCGGTGCCCGTCAACAGGGCCAGCCCCAGAAAAGCTCCCAGGATCAACATGCCGGAAACGGCAGTGAAGATCAAAAACTTGGTGGCCGCATAGGCCCGGTTCACTCCGCCCCAGATGGCAATCAGGCCCCAGAGGGGAATCAGTTCGAGCTCGTAGAAAAGGAAAAAGAGCAGCAGGTTTTCGGCCAGAAAGGCCCCATTCACGGCGCCACTAATGACCAGCAGCAGCAGAAAGTAGACGCGCGGCCGCTTGTCGATATCGCGGGTGCAGATGGCCGAAACCAGTGTCAGAGCAGCGTTGATCAGCACCAAGGGCAGCGAGAGGCCATCCACCCCGAGCTTGTATTCGAGGCCCAGGCTGTCCACCCAGGGCAGGGATTCCTGCAACTGCATGGCGCTGTTGGCGGGGTCGAAGCGGGCCAGCACCACCAGGCTCCAGGCCAGCTGCAGGCCCAACACCACCAGGGTCACCGTGCGCATGCGCCCCTCCGCCGGCCGCCCGGGCCAGAGGGCCAGCAACAGGGCTCCGGCAAAGGGAATCAGCAGCAGCAGGCTCAGCATCTTGTTCTCCTCATCCGCGCAGCCCCTGCAGCGGCAACCACTGCAGGGAGGCCAGCAGCAACAGGATCGCCGCAAGCACCGTAAGCACATAGCTCTGCAGCTGGCCGCTCACCCCCAGCTTGAGCCCCTCGGCGCTGGCCAGCGACAGCCGGCCGATCCCGTTGACCAGGCCATTCACCAGGGTCTGGTCGATCCAGTTCGAGAGCCGGGCCAGACCCGCCACCGCCGCCACGATCGTGGCGCGGTAAATCCGGTCGGTGTAGAAGTCGGAGGCGAGCAGGTCCTGCAGCAGCCGCAGCGACCGGGTCATCGAGCGGGACCAGAACTTGTTCAGGGGCACCAGGGAGCCGCCCACCGCCCCAATGAGGCCGCTGGCGGCGACGGCCAGGGCCACGGGCCAGGAGAAGGACGCTATGCCTGGCACCGAATCGATGCGCGCCATCAGCAGGGGCATCAACACCACCAGCACCGTCAGGCTCACCATCGGCAGGGCCATCAACCAGTTCACCTCGGGGGCGCGCTTGGTTTTGGGCAGGGCCGGGCCCATGAACACATGGCGAAATACCCGGATGAAGTTGAAGGCTGTCAGACCGTTGGTGAGCAGCAGAACGGCGGCAAAGAAGGGGTACTGGCTGGCAAATGCCTCCACCAGGAGCCCGAAGCACCAGAAGCAGCCCAGGGGCAGCAGGCCCACCAGGCCGGCGCTACCCACCAGGTAGGCGGTGGTGGTGGCGGGCATTCGGGAGCCGAGGCCACCGAGTTCGGTCAGGTCCTGGCAGTTGGTGGTGGCGATGATGCTGCCCACGCTCATGAAGATCAGGGCCTTGGCCAGTCCGTGAGCAAACAGCAACAGCAGGGCAATCGCCGGCTGCTGCAGGGCGATGGCGATGAACACCAGCCCCAGGTAGGAGGTGGTGGAGTAGGAGAAGGCCCGTTTGATATCCACCTGGGCGATCGCCACCAGGGCGCCAGCGACCGCACTGATCGTGCCCACCACCAGCAGCACGGTGGTGGGCAGGGGGGAGAAGCGCAGCAGCGGCATCACCTTGATCAGCACCAGGGCGCCGGCGGTGACGACCACCGAATTGCGCAGGATCGAGGCCGGATTCGGCCCCTCCATAGCCTCATCGAGCCAGAGGTGCATGGGGAACTGGGCGCACTTACCCATGGGCCCGGCGATCAGCCCCAGCCCCAGCAAGGTGCCGGCCAGGGGGGTGAGGGCGCCGCTGGCGTCGGCCTCAGCCGCCCAGACGTAGAGATCACCGAACTCCATCGAGCCCGCCCAGGCTGAAAGGGCAACCATGCCCATCAGCAGCAGCACATCGCCCACCCTTTTGGTGAGGAAGGCATCGCGGGCGGCGGTCACCACCAGGGGCTGGGCATACCAGAAGCCCACCAACAGATAGGTGGACAGGGTGAGCATCTCCAGCAGGAAGTAACTCATGAACAGGCTGCTGCTCAGCACCACGCCGGCAAGCGCCCCCTCAAAAAAGCCCACCAGGGCATAGAAGCGGGCCAGGGCCCATTCCTTATCGAGATAACCGAGGGCATACACCTGGCCCAGCAGGCTCATGCCGGTGACCAGCTCAAGCGCCGCCAGGTTGGTGAGCGAGAGATCGAAGCCGATGCGCAGGTCGAGGTCGGCAGCCTGGAACCAACCAATTTCCAGGTGCTGGGGGCCGATTGCCCAAACCTGCTGGAGGATAAGGCTGCCGTGGATCACAGCCAGCAGGGTCACCAGCAGGTTGAGGTAGGCGGCCGGACGGGGGCCGTTGCGCTTGAACCAGCCGGCCGCCCACGGCAGCGACAGCACCATGCCGCTGAACCCGTATAGGGGGACCATCCAGACCAGCTGGATCGACAGGGGCAGGGGTGGGGCGGACAAGGGGAATAGGGCTTCGTGCAGCAGAGTTGAGGATGGAGCGGAGCAGCGGCGGCGCCCCCCAGGTAGTTCTCGGCCTGTGGGCCTGGTCTAAGCCGGTTGCTTTAGCCGGTTGCTTTAGCTGGTTGCATTAAAAGGTGGCCCTCTCCATCGAAGCGGCGCTGGCACTGGCCCCGAGGCTGGCCAGCCAGGCGCGCAGATCGTCACCGTGGTGTTGTTCGTCTGACCAGAGGGCCTCAAAGAATCCCTGGTTGTAGGTGTCGCCCACCAGCATGCAGAAGCGCAAGGCCTCTGCGTAGTGATTGATCAGGGCGGCTTCCAGGTTGAGGTTGAGCCTCAGCAAGCCAACCAGGTCGGGGGCTTGACTGACGGGACTCAGCTGGGAAGCGGCCGGCACCACCCCCAAGGCAAGCATGCGCTGGATGATCCGCTCCGCATGCTGCATTTCCTCCACGGTTTCGCGGCGAAAGCGCTCGGCAGCCTCTGGATCGCCCCAAAGCTCCATAAGGGAGCCCTGGGTCATGTACTGCTGCACAGCCGAGAGTTCAAGGCTAAGGGCGCGACCGAGATAACCCAGGACGCGCGGATGAACGGCGCCCATGGGAATCAAAGACGGCGGGTGGTTTCAGTGGCGATCAGGGCGGGCTCCACTTCACTGTGGGGGCGGGCAATGATGTGGGCGGCGACCAGGCCATCGCCAACGCGCTCGCAGGCATCGGCGCCGGCCCTGACTGCTGCGTTGACAGCACCGGTTTCACCCCGGACCATCACGGTGACATAGCCGCCGCCCACAAATTCACGGGCGATCAGGGTGACTTCCGCAGCCTTGGTCATGGCGTCGGCGGCCTCAATGGCAGGCACCAGGCCACGGGTTTCAATCATGCCGAGGGCAATGCCCTGAATGGAAGGAGCCATGGCTTTGTTGCTCGAAGGGGTGGATGGACGATTGGTACCGGCGCCGCCACCGGTACGGGAACGGGAACCGGCGGCGGCGGTGCGGGGCTTGCTAGCCGCCGGTTTTGCGGCAGCTAGGGCCCTGGGGGCCCCCGCCGCCGCAGCTGAACTGGCCGCCCCAGGTGACGCTGCCGCTGCCTCTGCCGCCGCCGCGGGGGCGGGGGTGGCTGCGGCAGCGGGATCGCTTTGGGGGGAGGGGGTGGCCATGGCTCAGGGGTAGGGGGCTGGTGGGTAGGCAGGTCGGACGGACAGCGAACTATCCGGGCGACCTAGCCGTCGGGCTCCCAGAAATCGATGATTCCGCCGATCGTCAGATCGGTCTGCACCTCGGGATTACCGCAGGCAAAGCGGGCCGCTGAGCCGCTGGCGGTAAAAACCCAGTTGCCGGGGGAGGCCCCCACCGGATCAACGGCGACGCTGAGCTTGCCCTTGTTGTTGCGCAGGATGCGCAGATTGGAATGATTAAGACCAGTCACCCTTTGGCTACAAACCAGTGAACCGGTGACCTGCATGATTTCCATCAAGAAACCCCTCCCGCAGGAGCTGGGGCCTTGCCGGCATCCGGATCCCAGTGGTCAATGATGCCAACAATGGTGAGGTCGCTGGGGTAGGACTTGCTGCCGGCAGCTTCCCGGGCAGCGGAACTGCCAACGCAGATCACCCAGTCGCCTGGAATGCAGCCGACCGCATCGACGGCGACCTTCTGACTGCTGCCATCGAGCACAACCTGTAGGTGCTTGTGCTCGAAATCGGGGATGCGGTTGGTTGAGACCAGGGGTTTGACCACCTTGCAGATCAACATTTCAGTGTCCTCCTGCGCTCGCGAACGTGATGGTGGAACCTACCGCCTCTGCAGGGGTATGGCGGTCCTGCTCGCGAACTGTTAGGAGTGCGTGCAGCAACCCCTGGCTGAATAGGTCGGCGTAGCGGCTTTCAATGGCGGCCTGCACCCGCTGGCAGCGGCGGATGGCGCGGTCGCGGGCCCCGGGAACCTGGCCGTTGTAATCAAAACGCACCACAACCGGCACTGGCAGGCCGCGGGAAACGTTGAGACCCTTGAAGATCTTGATGCCCACATCTAAATCAGGAGCCCCTTCTTCCACCGTATCCATGTAGGCGAAATAGGTGAGATTGCGCAAATGGATCTCCTTGAAACCAATCCCCACACCAATAAACCGCTCGGCATGACCCGCATCTACGTAGCTGCCGCCGTGGAGCTGACGCACATAGTCAATCTGGGAGAGGTTATTCTCCAGCAACCTGGCAACCAGCTTCACCATGCCAGGGTCGGGGGAGCTGGCCGCGGCCTCTTCCACCATCGCCTCAATGCGGGCCCGGCCGCCATCGCTGTTAAGCGTGCAGGTGGCTTCATAGACAGCCTGGGCATCGAGCCAGCGCTCCAGATTGGTGCTGCCGTCGAGGCCTGGCACATGCACGCGAATGGCGTCTGTGTCGGTGTCGATGCCGATCAGCAGCAGATCCACTGAGGCTCCGCAGCAGAAGCTGTTCTCCACCGCTTGCTGAAAATCCTTCAGCCGGGCGAGACCACAGGAGGCCGCCAGGGCATCGTCGCTGCCATGGGCCGCGCAGCCCTCGTGGCTGGGGTCCTTGGAGCTGAAGTGGTATAGAACCACCTTGAGGTAGCGCGTGTCGTCGTGGGCTGGATTGGGCAGACCTTCGCGGTAGCGGCGGTGCTCGGTCTTCACCCACCGGTTCACTGTGTTCTCCACATCGAACAGGGCTCCTGCATGGGAGCGGCGCCTCACCGAGCTAAAGGGAAGCCTCAGGGCGTAGGCCACCGCATGGGCCAGCCGGCCATCGGAGCAGGGGGTGATATCGAGCAGATGGAAGCCACAGGAGAGCAGGAAAGCGTTGAAAGCCTCTGCTGCCGGGCTGCCGGGCTTGCCGGCCAAGGGATCCTGCTGAAAAAAGGCCTCACTGGTCTGCTCGTAGGTTTCGAACACACACCAGGCAAACAGGCTGGCCATGTCAAGTTGGCTGACCCAGGCCTTCTCCAGAATTGGCAAAGGCAAGGCAAAGCCAAGCTCCAAAAGAGCTAGACGCTGGGCCTGCTCGATGAAATCAGCCTCGTGCTGGAGAGCCGAAAGGCGCTTGAGCAGGGGCACGATGCGATCAAAGGCACCCTTCACCCGCTCGTCGTAAGCCTGCAGGGTCCCATTCGCCTGACGGTCGGTGAGGGGATGGAGCCCTACTCCGCTGGCGCCGCCACCGAGGGGCCGGCGACGGGGGGCCGTGGGGGCCATCGGGCGATAGGGAGTGGCGGTGGGACGACGGGGCATCAGGGATTCAGCCGCGGGCCCCACCGGAAACCGTGATCAGGGAGCCAGCAGTGGTGTTGCCACTGGAGCCGGTCACCCGGCTCACGGGCTCGGGCTTCTCCTCGTTGCGCTTGGCCTGGTAGCTGGGCATGGCCTGCATCGAACCGGGCCTGGTGGGGTTGCGGCGACGGGCCGAAACACCTTCGGTGCCCGTGACCCGATCACCCCGGTCCCAGTCATCGCCGGTGATCTTCAGGCCGGCTGAGATCCCTTCGCCGGTGACCCTGGAGGTGGGCCGCTCGCCCTGCTCCCCAACTGGTGCTGCTTGAGCGAGTGGTGCTTGAGAGAGTGGTGCTGCTTGCACGAGTGCTGCTGGCTGCACCAGCGGGCCGCGGGCCTGCTGGCTGCCACGGCGATCGAAGCGGAACTGCTCAGTGCCGGTGACCATGCCACCGGCCAGATCAAAAGGGCCGGTAATCCTGCTCCCTTGCTCGTAACTGGTGCCCGTGACTCCGCCGGTACGTTCTCGAGCCAGGTGGGCTGCCCTCGATGGCGACTGGATGCTGAATTGCTGCCAGGGCTGGCTGCCGCCAAGGGGCTGGGGAAAGTCTGAATCCTGGTCGGCGGCGGCTCCACAGGCTGCCAGCAGTTGGTCGTTACCGATGTAGGGCGTGCCGGTCACGTCCTCACAGGCGCCTCGCCCGGCTCCCGTCAAGGCTCCGCCAATGCCGGGCTGAATACCGCTCATGCGGTTGGCGCCCCGCACCGGGGTGCGCTGGCGGATCTCGCCGACGGCCTTGCTGGAGCAGAAATCACCGG
Protein-coding regions in this window:
- the cbbX gene encoding CbbX protein, translating into MGYPSDDTLIDLQSAYDGAGIQAMLDQLDRELIGLRPVKARIREIAALLVVDRARQQVGLETTPPSLHMSFTGRPGTGKTTVAERMSNILHGLGYVRKGHVVTATRDDLVGQYIGHTAPKTREMLKKAMGGVLFIDEAYYLYRPENERDYGAEAIEILLQVMEGNRDDLVVIFAGYKERMDIFYQSNPGLSSRVANHIDFPDYSAAELLAIAQLILAAENYRFSEEASLAFAEYIQRRMQLPFFANARSIRNAIDRARMRQANRLFSRMGSPLTKLDLMTLEAVDITISRVFAGELEGGDPARPLS
- a CDS encoding 4a-hydroxytetrahydrobiopterin dehydratase, which translates into the protein MDQAWTPRPKPDQPERLERRLEFDDYATTRDFLERLNALCEQQQRFPDISFGRTYVNLTLRAEADNTPIGEPEWAFSAAIDGLIC
- a CDS encoding CO2 hydration protein, translated to MPIISAELVRSGGMPSAAELEASLLAGQTLLSNTAEHLIEVVDVLDSYGQVLDAYSKNLIFQAEQQFLLPFPLFKYLDGDKSVAKIWRHLNHDRINFEYAEYCMKAMLWHGTGGLDAYLDSDPFAANCRAIIGRKTRRDPLLALLHPVFRGFLIELIRTAATTSALGQFWRVMSDLFLDLAAAEAAGRISSIEAVVEFIKDGLVAAAGKPITYAVEIEGERMWVLPPEAGLTFLADVAVPYVEAVFLRGLPFLGTVSFNAQAQQISPDQGQFAYGALYADPLPSMGAGVPPSLLMQDMFRHLPERLHQLYRQRGRGEGDVRVKICMSFQKSMFCVTNAAIRGTFPSPLSTQDPAEQAANRAYAAAWASRLAVARTDCLD
- a CDS encoding NADH-quinone oxidoreductase subunit M translates to MLSLLLLIPFAGALLLALWPGRPAEGRMRTVTLVVLGLQLAWSLVVLARFDPANSAMQLQESLPWVDSLGLEYKLGVDGLSLPLVLINAALTLVSAICTRDIDKRPRVYFLLLLVISGAVNGAFLAENLLLFFLFYELELIPLWGLIAIWGGVNRAYAATKFLIFTAVSGMLILGAFLGLALLTGTADFSLTPITGERLAMGSQLLLLGALLIGFGIKVPLFPFHNWLPDAHTQASTPVSVLLAGVLLKLGTYGLLRFCMGLFPEAWGLLAPGLAIWAAVSVLFGSLAAIAQKDMKRMVAYSSVGHMGYILLAAAAATPVAILGAVFQMVAHGLISALLFLLVGIVYRKTGTRDLTVLHGLLNPERGLPFTGTLMIVGVMASAGMPGMAGFISEFMVFRGSIGAFPLATLLSMVGSGLTAVYFLLLVNRAFFGRLAVTPPTDPVAHGRLDVNLAAVAPRETIPAMALAVAVFAIGLLPYGLGRLSEAASTAMVQLPALAAAVYSGGLG
- a CDS encoding NAD(P)H-quinone oxidoreductase subunit F codes for the protein MSAPPLPLSIQLVWMVPLYGFSGMVLSLPWAAGWFKRNGPRPAAYLNLLVTLLAVIHGSLILQQVWAIGPQHLEIGWFQAADLDLRIGFDLSLTNLAALELVTGMSLLGQVYALGYLDKEWALARFYALVGFFEGALAGVVLSSSLFMSYFLLEMLTLSTYLLVGFWYAQPLVVTAARDAFLTKRVGDVLLLMGMVALSAWAGSMEFGDLYVWAAEADASGALTPLAGTLLGLGLIAGPMGKCAQFPMHLWLDEAMEGPNPASILRNSVVVTAGALVLIKVMPLLRFSPLPTTVLLVVGTISAVAGALVAIAQVDIKRAFSYSTTSYLGLVFIAIALQQPAIALLLLFAHGLAKALIFMSVGSIIATTNCQDLTELGGLGSRMPATTTAYLVGSAGLVGLLPLGCFWCFGLLVEAFASQYPFFAAVLLLTNGLTAFNFIRVFRHVFMGPALPKTKRAPEVNWLMALPMVSLTVLVVLMPLLMARIDSVPGIASFSWPVALAVAASGLIGAVGGSLVPLNKFWSRSMTRSLRLLQDLLASDFYTDRIYRATIVAAVAGLARLSNWIDQTLVNGLVNGIGRLSLASAEGLKLGVSGQLQSYVLTVLAAILLLLASLQWLPLQGLRG
- a CDS encoding ferritin-like domain-containing protein gives rise to the protein MGAVHPRVLGYLGRALSLELSAVQQYMTQGSLMELWGDPEAAERFRRETVEEMQHAERIIQRMLALGVVPAASQLSPVSQAPDLVGLLRLNLNLEAALINHYAEALRFCMLVGDTYNQGFFEALWSDEQHHGDDLRAWLASLGASASAASMERATF
- a CDS encoding BMC domain-containing protein; its protein translation is MATPSPQSDPAAAATPAPAAAAEAAAASPGAASSAAAAGAPRALAAAKPAASKPRTAAAGSRSRTGGGAGTNRPSTPSSNKAMAPSIQGIALGMIETRGLVPAIEAADAMTKAAEVTLIAREFVGGGYVTVMVRGETGAVNAAVRAGADACERVGDGLVAAHIIARPHSEVEPALIATETTRRL
- a CDS encoding carboxysome peptide B → MEIMQVTGSLVCSQRVTGLNHSNLRILRNNKGKLSVAVDPVGASPGNWVFTASGSAARFACGNPEVQTDLTIGGIIDFWEPDG
- a CDS encoding carboxysome peptide A; amino-acid sequence: MLICKVVKPLVSTNRIPDFEHKHLQVVLDGSSQKVAVDAVGCIPGDWVICVGSSAAREAAGSKSYPSDLTIVGIIDHWDPDAGKAPAPAGGVS
- a CDS encoding carboxysome shell carbonic anhydrase; translated protein: MPRRPTATPYRPMAPTAPRRRPLGGGASGVGLHPLTDRQANGTLQAYDERVKGAFDRIVPLLKRLSALQHEADFIEQAQRLALLELGFALPLPILEKAWVSQLDMASLFAWCVFETYEQTSEAFFQQDPLAGKPGSPAAEAFNAFLLSCGFHLLDITPCSDGRLAHAVAYALRLPFSSVRRRSHAGALFDVENTVNRWVKTEHRRYREGLPNPAHDDTRYLKVVLYHFSSKDPSHEGCAAHGSDDALAASCGLARLKDFQQAVENSFCCGASVDLLLIGIDTDTDAIRVHVPGLDGSTNLERWLDAQAVYEATCTLNSDGGRARIEAMVEEAAASSPDPGMVKLVARLLENNLSQIDYVRQLHGGSYVDAGHAERFIGVGIGFKEIHLRNLTYFAYMDTVEEGAPDLDVGIKIFKGLNVSRGLPVPVVVRFDYNGQVPGARDRAIRRCQRVQAAIESRYADLFSQGLLHALLTVREQDRHTPAEAVGSTITFASAGGH